The following nucleotide sequence is from Cryptococcus neoformans var. grubii H99 chromosome 5, complete sequence.
TCAGCAACAAGTATCACGGCGCCACTTCTGCTCCTTACCTTGCTTGGCCTGATGCGAGACTCCGTGCTCAGTTGAGAAGCTATGGTATTGACGACACCAAGTTCAGCGGTCGtcagtctcttctccacgAGGTCCGAAGTAAGTTTCTTTTTGAATCGAGCCTCTTATGTCAATACAAACTGACGTGCTTGCCAGTCCACTACGTCCAATCTCAGAACAAGGTTGAACAGATCCTTGCTGCCATCCGAGAGACTATCAGCCACGGTGTCGAGTTTGCCGAAGACAAGCTTTCCAACGTCCTTGAGGTAAGTTGGATCTCGTTTAGTCCAGATGAAAAAATCAATCGAACTGACTACGTTTCCTTAGATCCTTACTGCTTCCAAGTTGACCGCTGAGGAGAAACTCGACCGGGCTTACGCCTCTGTTTCTTCTGTTTATCAGGCTGCTATCACCTCTGCTAGCTCTGCCGCCAGTGCTTACGCGTCTAGCgcctcttctgctgcttctGTCGCTTCTGCCAGCGCAatctcctctgcctctaGCGCTTCTGCCGTGGCCGAGTCCGCCGCCTATTCCATCTCCAGCAGCCTCTACTCTCAGGCGTCTGCTGCTTCCAAGGCCGCTGCCAAGTCTGCCAACAGCCCCGCCTTGACCAGCTCTGCCTCTGCTGCGAGCAAGTCTGCTTCCAGCCACGCCCACtacgcctcttcctctgctgcTTCCGTCGCTTCATCCGTCTCCCACGCTGCCTCTGTTGCAGCTCACTCTGCTTCcctctccgcctcttctgcctccaAGGCTGCTTCCCTCTCTGCTGTCTCTGCTACCAATGCCGCTGCTGAGACTTCTGCCAGTCTCTCCAGAAGCTTGAGCAGTGCTTATGCCCAGGCCAGCAAGAGTGCTTACAGTGCTAGTGCTGTTGCTGCAAGCAAGGCATCGTCTGCCAGCAAGAGTGCTGCTTCCtactcctcttccctcagCAGTGTCAGTGCGTCTGCCAGCAAGAGCGCCAAGAACGAGCTCTAAGTGGATACGACAAAGATGTCAATGATGAACAAGGATGTGGAGTCGAGTAGACAGTCCATTTGTGTGGATTagacgaggatggaaaggaaggaaattTGGAAGCCGTGAGAAGTATTTATGTTAGCTTTTAGCAATTGTGTCGATTAGTTTTTACTGTTTTTATAGCCTACTTCGCCCTATCATGCAAAAAATGCTACTAATCGATCAAATAAATCGGTTTAATGTTTGACGTGTTAGCTTTGATTGTCTTCACAATGCTTTTTAAAACGGGGTTTGCACATCAGTAAAACGAATGAAGTAGCTGTCTAGTACGTACGTTGTCGTAAAAGTCTGGCGACCATAGGTAATGTAAATGATAATAAGTGCCACACTCGCGGAGTTGAACGAAATCCCCGGCgacctccatctcctctttgcGTCTGTTGATAATCCCGAGCTATCCACAGGGATTCGGCACGCTCTTCTCGCTGCTATTCTCTATTGACATCCTCTCTGcgaccctcttcttctataTCCATCCAAACAAACCGTAAAAATGTCAACAGAAGACCTTTTGAAAGACAAGTTCTACCTTCGGTGGGTGTTTAGGAGATGTATGCGGCGAAAAAGCTTGCTGACTTAAGTCTTAAATTGCAGTTACTAGTAAGTGTCGTCAGACAACGATCAGGATATCAGGAAGGCAACAGTCCTGTGTAAGATCATGGAGTTGACGAAATGTGTAGCACTGGTCATCAAGGTGCACACGGACACGAGTTCCTGGAGTTCGAATACTCTTACGGTGAGTCCATTTGTAGGAGAGGGTGATGAAAATGTGTCTGGTAATACCAATGATACTGACAGCGACTCATAAGGACGTATTCGATATGCCAACAATTCCAACTATCGAAATGACAGTCTTATCCGAAAAGAGAGTAAGTGATGTTTTGCGTCTGCTGGGTTGGGAAGGGGGAtttgaagggaaggagaaagagttTGTCAAGGTGGCTGGACGGAAAGCAAGATATCGAAGTTCGGCAGTCGCGAATCGTTGAGACGATTGTGAGGGGAAATAGATAAGGGGATGGGGGTATTAGAGGAGAAAAATATGCTAATGGACTACAGTGTTCGTCTCCCCTGCCGTTGTCGACGAATTGAAGAGAATTGTTCGAGAAAGCGAAATCACAAAGTGAGTTTTGTTTGACATGTCCTATCCTATCACAGTGCTGATGCAAAACCACAATGTACtagggaagatgatgtggcATGGCCTAGGAAGAACGTCGTTGGAAAGCAAGAACTTGAAGTCAGAATAGATAAGGAACATATCTCATTCGAGGTATGCTTTCACATTTTTCAAGTGTCCTGCCTCATTCCTTACTGACCGGAACTTCGATGTAGACTGCTAAGATTGGTGCCCTTGCGGAAGTGAATGACTCTAGTGATCCTGATGGATTACGAGTATTTTACTACTTGATCCAGGATCTTAAAGTGAGTGTTGTAGGACGCCGCTTGTGAATATCAAATTGACTTGACTTCCTTAGTGTTTCATTTTTGCTCTCATTCAAATGCACTTCAAGATCAAGCCTAGTACGTTTGAATCATCTGAAAGTATGGGATAGTTTCTAACGATCATTGCAGTCCAATCCTAAACAAAAATGTACTCATGAGTAGAAAGATAGTTTGTCGATTTTATATACCTTGGCGATAGCATGCATGTATAACAGTCCGCCTGGCAACTCGGTGATCATGTATCTTCTAGTCATGTAATATCAGTATCTCTTCGATCGGTCAATATATACTACATCTGGTCTCGGATTTCACTCTCCTGCGCTCTGcgcctttccttctttttcttctgcgCCTCTTCCCGAAAGATGATAATAAAACGGTGCAAAAGTGTCCTTACGTAAGTAACATATGAACCAAAGTGGAGGCACTCGCACCACCATTTTGAACCTCTCGGTCGGATGGTCGTGATCCAGGCGTTAGACGGAATTCGCTGTCGACCGTCGAACATTTTGATGTTCTCTAATAACCCATAGTAAAACTCTTCTAAGCAGTCATTAAAATGTTCGTCATCAAACCTAGCAGCATTCGGGGAACAGTCGCTGGCAGGCTTCCTGCATACCGTACTCTCGTCTCTCACGCCTACTGCCCCCCTCCTCGATCCTCGCCTTCCAAGCCACCATCCGACTCGGAGATCTCCCAGAGTTCCATTGAGGCGACCACTGAGACACCTGGGAACCTGACGgaagagcagaagaagctcaTTGAGCGAATAATAAGAGTCGATCATGCGGGAGAATTGGGAGCGAACTGGATCTACAGAGGTCAGAAGTGGGCGATGGACGTCAAGGGAGATACCAAAACCGCTCGACAAGTTGAAGTGCGTAGCTTCGACGGTTGAGGACCGGCTCAAGTGCTTACTGTCTGCCGTCTTAGGAAATGTGGGAGAACGAACGACATCACCTTAAAACTCTTTCATTACTTTCAGCTCAACATCGTGCTCGACCAACCCTTCTCTATCCGCTCTGGCAAACCATGGCTTTCGCTCTTGGTGCCGGTACTGGCCTGATGAGTAAGGAAGCTGCTATGGCGTGTACAGAGGCAGTGGAGACTGTTATTGGAGAGCACTATGACGAGTAAGACATAGTGAAAGAGGATCACCAGGGATTTACTGACAGTGTGTACAGCCAACTTCGCGAGCTCGAACCTATGCTTAACCCTCCAAAAGATGCGGCCTCATCAGCTCAGCCCCACCCCTCTGTGCCGCTGATGGCTTCAATACTTCGAGAGTTCCGTGATGATGAGCTCGAACACTTGGACATTGCCGTTGAGGAAGGTGCTCAAAAAGCGCCGGGACATAGTTTGTTAAGCGCCATCGTGGGGGAGGGCTGTAAATTAGCGATTAAAGTCTGTCAGAAGATCTAAGAAACAACATTGTACTATTCAACACGCTTAAAAACAAATGATTTTGAAATATTAGAATTCAACAGATGCATGGCGTAACATAACGGCAAAGacgaaagaaagagaaacgTCAAACGCCTATTTTGAACTGATCTCCTCGTCTACATTTTTCCTAAATACAGTAGTACTTGTGACTGGTCCCTTCGAATTCTTAAATTCGTACATTCTTCGCGCCTCTACACCACAGATCCAAAACCCCTCTTTGTAAGAATAGTATTAGATTTAGGCGGAAGGCTCTCCGACTCGTTGACGCTTGGCGGGAGTACTGTCAGTGGACCTGCCGCTGGGAGAGTTATCTCTTGAGGGCATGTGCTTCTCAAGCAATCGGTCGAGGACGGCGGATTGGCCGACCTTGAGGTCACCACTCTGGATACCAGTGTGGTAGATACGGAGGATCATGTCGACGTCCTCCATAGATTGTGTTCGAACATCGGCGAgctccttgatcttggcGGTGGCATCCTTGACCTATATAACACTAGTCAGCTGAAGTACGATATCCTCATCAAGATAACACGTACCTGCTCGTCATTAAGCTTGAGGTTGAGTTGCTCAACTCGGCTCTTAACGGCGTTCCAACCAGTCAATCGGTGACCGATAGAGACGTATCGGGTCATACCGAAGTCGGCGGGGTTGAGGATTTCGTAAGTGGAGGGGTTGGCAAGGATGGCCTTGGCGTGGATACCGGCCTTGTGGGTGAAGGCACAGAAACCAGTAATGTAGTTGTTGCTGATAACAGATTATCAGCTTCTAAACCATGGACAAGGATTGCGGTTAACTTACAAAGGAACCTGAACCTCAACGGCCTCGGCAACGAAGTTTTCAAGCTCTCGAAGCATAGAGAGGTTGTACTTTCTCTTGACGTACTCAGGGTCGGCAACCATCATTCGGGCGATGAGACCACCAAGAGGGGTGATACCATTTCGCTCACCAATACCGAGCTGAAACCTTATTAGTAAGGGGCAAGAGATTGCACATTCACATTGACGATACACTTACGATAGAGGTGTCGACGTGGGTAGCACCGGCCTCAAGGGCGGCGTAGGCGTTGGCAATAGCTATTAAAGATGAAATCAACACAGGATCAGtataaagaaaaaaaagacaacGTACCACAACCGGTGTCGTTGTGGAAGTGAGTCTCAATGTCACAGCTGACAACACCTCGCAGTGTCCTCACGAGTTCGTAGACCTGTCGGGCATCGGCACAACCAACAGTGTCGGCAACACCAACTCGGTTGACACCGATCTTGTCGACGGTCCGGTAGATAGAGAGCAAATCGACGAGTTCGGATCGGAAAGAGTCCTCGGAGGAGAATCGGATCTCAATACCCTTGGACTTGACGAACTCAATAACCTCAATAGCGCTATGGCATAATCAGAGATGTCCGGAAAGAATGGCAAGAGATGACTCACGTCTTGGTAATCCAGGTCATGTCCTTACCGTGAGAATGCTCCCTCAAAAATGAGGAAGTACCGATGACAACGTCCACGCCGTCGACACCAGTCTCAACAGCCAATCGGGCATCGTCCATGTGGCATCGAATGTGGGTTAAAATCTTGGTCCTCTTCAAACCAAGGTTGCAGATGGCCTCACAATGGGCACGGGACTCGGGAGAGGCGGCAGGGGAAGTAAGCTCAATGTACTCGACACCAAACTCGTCAAGCCTATTTCAATGATGTCAGAGACACAATCCAACCAGAGAAATCCAAAAATGCAACGCACATCTTGGcaatcttgatcttggTCTCGAGGGTAAAGAAAGCGTTGGCGAACTGCTCTCCCTCTCGCAATGTAGATTCAATGATCTATTGAACGTAACCATCATGACATCAGCCTCCATTCATATCAAACGACTGATAACGATCTATTCGAGTTCCATAACGTTGGATCCCAAGGCTACTCACCTTCCAGTTGGAAGTATTGCTCAAGAAGTCGGAAGCACGGCCATACAAGCCCTTGTGGGTCTTGACAGCAGGGGGCTGAGCCTCGGCGGTACCGGCGGTGCCGTTGACTTGGCTGGcggaggatgtggagatATGGGGGGTGTTGGTTTCAACGGCGACCATTTCCTGGTCAATGCCGGCGTTGATGGGCTCGTCTGCGGGAGGGCACATTTTTGATATGGGGGTAAGCGTTTAGTGAAgaaatgggaagaaggaaaaacgCGAGATGTATATATAACGTATTATTTGGATTTCGAGTCATCCAAATGGACGAGACGGCGGCCCCCTCATAAAAAATCTCGTCAGGGTTACTCCGGCATTTACCCTGAGACCTTTCTTCGTGGCACTCGGCTTTCCACCCGGCATCGGGCCAGTATAaattcattctcatctcATCATTCACCAATCCCCCATCTCATCAGTAATCAATGCATACCCATACATGCATCGTCACATATAACATACAAGACTACGCGTCGCTACTTcttattcttcttcttcgcgccacccttttcctctgcctttcgcttctctcccttagtatcttttcctttccccttcccagTGTTCTTGGCCGCGGGCTCCTTGGGCTTTACTGTGAAAAATCCGTCCAAACGACCTTGTTGCTTAGCAGCGAGCATCTTGGAGAGCTTTGCCGCACCCGCACGTACTCTGTCCTCGCTGAGATTTTGTATCAGATAAATTTGCCTCCTCGTTGATAGACGTTATGCGACTTACTTGAATCCCTTGTCTCTGCACAGGAACTCCACTAAGCCTTCTGTATCAGGTTGCTTCCATTCCAAAACCAAATCATCTCCATTGACAACATCAGGCTTCATAAATAACTGCTTCGCTTCCTCCCATGGCCAGAACTCTGGAATTTGCATACCAGAGCTcgcaaccttcttcttcttcgctggcgcctttttcttcggACTTTTGGGTTTTGAAGGTGCCGGGacctcttccccatctgAGTTAATCATCGtttcccctccttcctcacttTCTGGATCAGAGTCGTATTTTTCAGCCTCAGCCTCTgcctcagcttcttcttccgcgGCGGCCTTGATTTCTTCAGCTTTTTCGGCCA
It contains:
- a CDS encoding protein mago nashi gives rise to the protein MSTEDLLKDKFYLRYYTGHQGAHGHEFLEFEYSYGRIRYANNSNYRNDSLIRKEMFVSPAVVDELKRIVRESEITKEDDVAWPRKNVVGKQELEVRIDKEHISFETAKIGALAEVNDSSDPDGLRVFYYLIQDLKCFIFALIQMHFKIKPIQS
- a CDS encoding ubiquinone biosynthesis monooxygenase Coq7 codes for the protein MFVIKPSSIRGTVAGRLPAYRTLVSHAYCPPPRSSPSKPPSDSEISQSSIEATTETPGNLTEEQKKLIERIIRVDHAGELGANWIYRGQKWAMDVKGDTKTARQVEEMWENERHHLKTLSLLSAQHRARPTLLYPLWQTMAFALGAGTGLMSKEAAMACTEAVETVIGEHYDDQLRELEPMLNPPKDAASSAQPHPSVPLMASILREFRDDELEHLDIAVEEGAQKAPGHSLLSAIVGEGCKLAIKVCQKI
- a CDS encoding homocitrate synthase, mitochondrial: MCPPADEPINAGIDQEMVAVETNTPHISTSSASQVNGTAGTAEAQPPAVKTHKGLYGRASDFLSNTSNWKIIESTLREGEQFANAFFTLETKIKIAKMLDEFGVEYIELTSPAASPESRAHCEAICNLGLKRTKILTHIRCHMDDARLAVETGVDGVDVVIGTSSFLREHSHGKDMTWITKTAIEVIEFVKSKGIEIRFSSEDSFRSELVDLLSIYRTVDKIGVNRVGVADTVGCADARQVYELVRTLRGVVSCDIETHFHNDTGCAIANAYAALEAGATHVDTSILGIGERNGITPLGGLIARMMVADPEYVKRKYNLSMLRELENFVAEAVEVQVPFNNYITGFCAFTHKAGIHAKAILANPSTYEILNPADFGMTRYVSIGHRLTGWNAVKSRVEQLNLKLNDEQVKDATAKIKELADVRTQSMEDVDMILRIYHTGIQSGDLKVGQSAVLDRLLEKHMPSRDNSPSGRSTDSTPAKRQRVGEPSA